From Rhodamnia argentea isolate NSW1041297 chromosome 10, ASM2092103v1, whole genome shotgun sequence, a single genomic window includes:
- the LOC115742735 gene encoding maltose excess protein 1-like, chloroplastic, protein MAEPVVASSASSCFCGSRSRSRVPPPPHSRSLTLRITPTFSSPIHHRPHKAPSLFPRNPPLFLLFQSPATPTAASALDSDVPRPQGSSPSAERSPLFRQWDSLTAQFSASSNIPFLLLQLPQIILNARNLLSGNRSALLAVPWLGMLTGLLGNLSLLSYFIKKREKEAVVVQTLGVVSIYVVVSQLAIGRAMPLPIFLVTSLVVATGLLLNFSNYFHVLPPSLWSFWEDFITIGGLSALPQVMWSTFVPYIPHSILPGSIACFIAFVAVLMARTGKLSEKGVRFVGAISGWTATLLFMWMPVSQMWTNFLNPDNIKGLSASSMLLAMIGNGLMIPRALFIRDFMWFTGSAWAALFYGYGNIACLYSFNCISREFFLGATAGLVSWIGIALWRDMVAYGYNTPSRSIKELVFGP, encoded by the exons ATGGCGGAGCCTGTGGttgcttcttctgcttcttcttgtttttgcggaagcagaagcagaagccgggttcctcctcctcctcattctCGCTCCCTCACCCTCAGAATCACCCCCACGTTCTCCTCTCCGATCCACCACCGCCCCCACAAAGCCCCCTCCCTTTTCCCTCGCAATCCTCCCCTGTTCCTTCTTTTTCAATCTCCTGCCACTCCCACCGCCGCTTCTGCTCTCGACTCCGACGTGCCTCGTCCCCAG GGATCGTCGCCTTCTGCGGAGAGGAGCCCCCTGTTCCGGCAATGGGATTCTCTCACTGCCCAGTTCTCGGCTTCCTCAAACATCCCCTTCTTGTTGCTGCAGCTCCCTCAGATCATCCTCAACGCCCGCAACCTCTTATCCGGCAATCGCTCCGCCCTCCTCGCCGTCCCCTGGCTG GGCATGCTCACTGGCCTGCTGGGCAacctttcccttctttcttacttcataaagaagagagaaaaggaggcGGTCGTGGTTCAGACGCTGGGCGTGGTCTCCATCTACGTCGTTGTCTCCCAACTCGCCATCGGACGCGCCATGCCCCTCCCCATCTTCCTCGTCACTTCCCTGGTCGTTGCCACCGGCCTCCTTCTCAACTTCTCCAACTACTTCCACgtgctccctccctccctttggTCCTTCTGGGAAGACTTCATCACCATTGGCGGCCTCTCCGCTCTCCCTCAA GTCATGTGGTCTACTTTTGTCCCTTACATTCCACATAGCATCTTGCCCGGATCAATTGCTTGTTTCATTGCTTTTGTGGCTGTTCTCATG GCAAGAACGGGGAAACTTTCAGAGAAAGGTGTCAGATTTGTGGGAGCAATATCTGGATGGACAGCTACACTTCTCTTCATGTGGATGCCAGTCTCACAAATG TGGACAAATTTTCTGAATCCTGATAACATCAAGGGCTTATCTGCATCATCAATGTTGCTTGCCATGATTGGAAATGGACTCATGATCCCACGGGCACTCTTTATTCGTGATTTCATGTG GTTCACGGGGTCAGCCTGGGCTGCTCTTTTCTACGGGTATGGGAACATTGCATGCCTGTACAG TTTCAATTGTATCAGTAGGGAGTTCTTCTTGGGAGCAACAGCTGGATTGGTTTCATGGATAG GAATAGCCTTATGGAGGGACATGGTGGCATATGGATACAACACACCATCGCGATCCATAAAAGAGCTGGTTTTTGGACCTTGA
- the LOC115742734 gene encoding RNA polymerase sigma factor sigA isoform X1 produces the protein MMATAAVIGLSAGKRLLSSSSSSSSSSASSPSPSSSDIPDNYKLFYVSASASASASDRVSSTKNAVVPKRPPYSNPCFPPSHRLPPPAKAVTQRLHPSSFPISLDSLEEDEDGNEEDGRPVPEPDYSVEALLLLQKSMLETHWNLCFERTVLADFAKDKPTKKIPVTCSGISARQRRLGSRRKICSSGVGRPLRSPISPDLLQNRLHGYVKGVVSDDLLTHGEVVALSKKIKAGLFLEERKSRLKERLGWEPSDEQLATSLRISRAELRSRLIECSLAREKLAMSNVRLVLSIAQRYDNMGAEMSDLVQGGLIGLLRGIEKFDSSKGFKISTYVYWWIRQGVSRALVENSRTLRLPAHLHERLGLIRNAKVRLEEKGITPSIDRIAECLNMSQKKVRNATEAIGKVFSLDRDAFPSLNGLPGETHHSYIADIHIENNPWHGVDEWALKDEVNKLMSMTLSKREREIIRLYYGLDNECLTWEDISKRIGLSRERVRQVGLVALEKLKNMARKRKMEAMLLKH, from the exons ATGATGGCCACCGCCGCAGTCATCGGGCTGAGCGCTGGGAAGAGGCTGttgagctcctcctcctcctcctcctcttcgtcggcgtcctccccctccccctcctcctccgaTATCCCCGACAACTACAAGCTCTTCTACGTCAGTGCCAGTGCCAGTGCCAGTGCCAGCGATCGTGTCTCCTCCACCAAGAATGCCGTCGTCCCCAAGCGCCCTCCCTACTCCAACCCCTGCTTCCCTCCTTCCCATCGGCTCCCTCCTCCCGCCAAAGCTGTCACCCAACGTCTCCACCCCTCCTCGTTCCCCATCTCTCTCGACTcccttgaagaagatgaagatggaaatgaagaagatggacGTCCTGTCCCTGAGCCCGACTATTCAGTGGAGGCTCTTCTCCTGCTGCAGAAGTCCATGCTGGAGACTCACTGGAATCTCTGCTTTGAGCGCACCGTGCTCGCTGATTTCGCTAAAGACAAGCCCACCAAGAAGATCCCCGTCACTTGCTCTGGCATTTCTGCTCGCCAACGCCGATTGGGCTCCAGGCGCAAAATCTGTTCCTCCGGCGTGGGCCGTCCGTTAAGATCGCCTATTAGCCCTGACCTCCTGCAAAACCGTCTCCACGGTTATGTTAAGGGCGTTGTCAGTGATGACTTGCTCACCCACGGAGAGGTCGTTGCCCTCTCCAAAAAAATCAAGGCTGGCCTTTTCTTGGAGGAGCGCAAATCCAG ACTCAAAGAAAGACTGGGTTGGGAGCCGTCTGATGAGCAGCTTGCTACCTCCTTGAGAATTTCTCGTGCCGAGTTGCGGTCGCGATTGATTGAGTGTTCCTTGGCAAGAGAGAAGCTCGCGATGAGCAATGTTCGTCTTGTCTTGTCCATAGCTCAGAGATATGATAACATGGGTGCTGAAATGTCCGACCTTGTTCAG GGTGGTTTAATTGGGCTACTTCGTGGGATAGAGAAATTTGACTCCTCCAAGGGTTTCAAGATTTCAACCTATGTTTACTGGTGGATACGTCAG GGTGTTTCAAGAGCATTAGTGGAGAACTCTAGAACCTTGAGATTGCCGGCTCATTTGCATGAAAGGTTAGGTTTAATTCGCAATGCAAAGGTTAGACtggaagaaaaaggaatcactcCCTCAATAGAT AGGATTGCAGAATGTCTGAACATGTCTCAGAAGAAAGTCAGGAATGCCACAGAG GCAATTGGTAAAGTTTTCTCTCTTGACAGGGATGCATTCCCTTCCTTGAACGGTCTACCAGGAGAAACTCACCATAGT TACATTGCAGATATTCACATCGAGAATAACCCGTGGCATGGAGTGGATGAATGGGCACTCAAG GATGAAGTAAACAAGCTCATGAGCATGACCCTGagcaaaagggagagagaaatcataCGCCTTTACTATGGCTTGGATAATGAATGTCTTACATGGGAGGACATAAGTAAACG TATAGGTTTGTCTCGGGAAAGGGTAAGGCAGGTTGGGCTAGTGGCGCTAGAGAAACTAAAAAACATGGCGAGGAAGAGAAAGATGGAGGCCATGCTGCTGAAACATTGA
- the LOC115742734 gene encoding RNA polymerase sigma factor sigA isoform X2, with product MMATAAVIGLSAGKRLLSSSSSSSSSSASSPSPSSSDIPDNYKLFYVSASASASASDRVSSTKNAVVPKRPPYSNPCFPPSHRLPPPAKAVTQRLHPSSFPISLDSLEEDEDGNEEDGRPVPEPDYSVEALLLLQKSMLETHWNLCFERTVLADFAKDKPTKKIPVTCSGISARQRRLGSRRKICSSGVGRPLRSPISPDLLQNRLHGYVKGVVSDDLLTHGEVVALSKKIKAGLFLEERKSRLKERLGWEPSDEQLATSLRISRAELRSRLIECSLAREKLAMSNVRLVLSIAQRYDNMGAEMSDLVQGGLIGLLRGIEKFDSSKGFKISTYVYWWIRQGVSRALVENSRTLRLPAHLHERLGLIRNAKVRLEEKGITPSIDRIAECLNMSQKKVRNATEAIGKVFSLDRDAFPSLNGLPGETHHSYIADIHIENNPWHGVDEWALKKVSIN from the exons ATGATGGCCACCGCCGCAGTCATCGGGCTGAGCGCTGGGAAGAGGCTGttgagctcctcctcctcctcctcctcttcgtcggcgtcctccccctccccctcctcctccgaTATCCCCGACAACTACAAGCTCTTCTACGTCAGTGCCAGTGCCAGTGCCAGTGCCAGCGATCGTGTCTCCTCCACCAAGAATGCCGTCGTCCCCAAGCGCCCTCCCTACTCCAACCCCTGCTTCCCTCCTTCCCATCGGCTCCCTCCTCCCGCCAAAGCTGTCACCCAACGTCTCCACCCCTCCTCGTTCCCCATCTCTCTCGACTcccttgaagaagatgaagatggaaatgaagaagatggacGTCCTGTCCCTGAGCCCGACTATTCAGTGGAGGCTCTTCTCCTGCTGCAGAAGTCCATGCTGGAGACTCACTGGAATCTCTGCTTTGAGCGCACCGTGCTCGCTGATTTCGCTAAAGACAAGCCCACCAAGAAGATCCCCGTCACTTGCTCTGGCATTTCTGCTCGCCAACGCCGATTGGGCTCCAGGCGCAAAATCTGTTCCTCCGGCGTGGGCCGTCCGTTAAGATCGCCTATTAGCCCTGACCTCCTGCAAAACCGTCTCCACGGTTATGTTAAGGGCGTTGTCAGTGATGACTTGCTCACCCACGGAGAGGTCGTTGCCCTCTCCAAAAAAATCAAGGCTGGCCTTTTCTTGGAGGAGCGCAAATCCAG ACTCAAAGAAAGACTGGGTTGGGAGCCGTCTGATGAGCAGCTTGCTACCTCCTTGAGAATTTCTCGTGCCGAGTTGCGGTCGCGATTGATTGAGTGTTCCTTGGCAAGAGAGAAGCTCGCGATGAGCAATGTTCGTCTTGTCTTGTCCATAGCTCAGAGATATGATAACATGGGTGCTGAAATGTCCGACCTTGTTCAG GGTGGTTTAATTGGGCTACTTCGTGGGATAGAGAAATTTGACTCCTCCAAGGGTTTCAAGATTTCAACCTATGTTTACTGGTGGATACGTCAG GGTGTTTCAAGAGCATTAGTGGAGAACTCTAGAACCTTGAGATTGCCGGCTCATTTGCATGAAAGGTTAGGTTTAATTCGCAATGCAAAGGTTAGACtggaagaaaaaggaatcactcCCTCAATAGAT AGGATTGCAGAATGTCTGAACATGTCTCAGAAGAAAGTCAGGAATGCCACAGAG GCAATTGGTAAAGTTTTCTCTCTTGACAGGGATGCATTCCCTTCCTTGAACGGTCTACCAGGAGAAACTCACCATAGT TACATTGCAGATATTCACATCGAGAATAACCCGTGGCATGGAGTGGATGAATGGGCACTCAAG AAAGtatcaatcaattga
- the LOC115742767 gene encoding protein BOLA4, chloroplastic/mitochondrial, producing MANVLVRTSVLSVSRLLLLPSPKPPSCLSNGSSALRGFHNITTNALSNGGLGLGLAGGAPMLRFCIRAAHVNDAGSIDSPLMQSMQNKIKEHLKAESVVVKDAYGDGRHVSIDVIASSFEGQSAVNRQRMVYKAIWEELQSTVHAVDQMTTRTPAEAASD from the exons ATGGCCAATGTGTTGGTGAGGACTTCCGTGCTCTCTGTCTCGCGCCTTTTGCTTCTCCCATCCCCCAAGCCCCCTTCATGCCTATCCAATGGCTCCTCTGCCCTCCGCGGATTTCACAACATCACCACCAACGCCTTAAGCAACGGTGGGTTGGGTTTAGGTCTCGCTGGCGGCGCTCCCATGCTCAGGTTCTGCATCCGCGCCGCGCACGTGAACGATGCCGGTTCCATCGACTCCCCTCTGATGCAGTCCATGCAGAACAAG ATCAAGGAGCATCTCAAAGCGGAATCGGTTGTCGTGAAAGATGCTTATGGGGATGGTCGGCATGTGAG CATTGATGTCATAGCTTCATCATTTGAGGGTCAATCAGCCGTAAATCGGCAGAGGATGGTTTATAAAGCCATATGGGAGGAGCTTCAAAGTACAGTGCATGCTGTGGACCAGATGACTACACGTACCCCTGCTGAGGCTGCATCAGACTAA
- the LOC115742696 gene encoding DNA-binding protein SMUBP-2 produces MEAAAAPCFFCGTVSVSATLQSLPLRSAPINNVQLHPPSTCLQMPHKARLPISIIHCRMNDAASGPSIAHRTTRSRKKKPTLHPTPTSGEGHNPNKKMKDAEAAAAAAGTGSVGALHQNGDPLGRRDLGKSVVKWIGQAMRAMASDFAAAEVQGEFSEVRQRMGPGLTFVIQAQPYLNAIPMPLGLEAICLKACTHYPTLFDHFQRELRDVLQAQQRRSLAPNWRDTESWKLLKELASSAQHKAIARKASQPKPLQGVLGLDPEKVRSIQKRIDDFTENMSELLRIERDAELEFTQEELDAVPMPDANSDTSKPIEFLVSHGQAQQELCDTICNLYAFSTSTGLGGMHLVLFRVEGNHRLPPTTLSPGDMVCVRTCDSRGASPTSCLQGFIHNLGEDGSSISVALESRHGDPTFSKLFGKTIRIDRIQGLADVLTYERNCEALMLLQKNGLRKKNPSIDVVATLFGDEEDVASLEFNQLVDWAEAELEGLSSIGTFDDSQRKAIALGLNKRRPLLIIQGPPGTGKTCLLKELTLHAVQQGERVLMTAPTNAAVDNMVEKLSDIGLDIVRVGNPARISESVASKSLGEIVSARLESFRTEFERKKADLRKDLRHCLKDDSLAAGIRQLLKQLAKTFKKKEKETVKEVLSSAQVVLATNTGAADPLIRRLDFFDLVVIDEAGQAIEPSCWIPILQGKRSILAGDQCQLAPVVLSRKALEGGLDVSLMERAANLHEGILGTLLTTQYRMNDAIASWASKEMYEGLLKSSSTVSSHLLVDSPFVKPTWMTQCPLLLLDTRRPYGSLSAGCEEHLDPTGTGSFYNEGEADIVVQHVFSLIYAGVSPRAIAVQSPYVAQVQLLRDRLEELPEAAGVEVATIDSFQGREADAVIISMVRSNTLGAVGFLGDSRRMNVAITRARKHVTIVCDSSTICHNTFLARLLRHIRYFGRVKHAEPGSFGGSGLGLDPMLPSIN; encoded by the exons atggaGGCAGCAGCAGCGCCTTGCTTCTTCTGCGGCACTGTGTCTGTATCGGCGACCTTGCAATCCCTCCCCCTCCGATCTGCCCCCATTAATAATGTTCAGCTTCACCCTCCTTCCACATGCCTCCAGATGCCGCACAAGGCCCGCCTCCCTATCAGTATCATCCACTGCCGGATGAACGATGCCGCCAGCGGTCCTAGCATCGCCCACCGGACGACCAGGAGCCGGAAGAAGAAGCCCACCCTTCACCCCACTCCAACTTCTGGGGAGGGACACAATCCCAACAAGAAGATGAAGGATGctgaggcggcggcggcggctgcagGGACCGGGAGTGTTGGGGCGCTGCACCAGAATGGGGACCCCCTGGGGCGGAGAGACCTGGGCAAGAGCGTCGTCAAGTGGATAGGCCAGGCCATGCGTGCCATGGCCTCCGATTTCGCTGCTGCCGAGGTGCAGGGCGAGTTCTCGGAGGTGAGGCAGCGGATGGGACCTGGCCTCACTTTCGTCATTCAGGCCCAGCCTTACCTCAATGCCATTCCCATGCCCCTTGGACTCGAAGCCATCTGCCTCAAGGCTTGTACTCACTACCCCACTCTCTTCGATCACTTCCAGCGGGAGCTCCGCGATGTTCTCCAAGCCCAGCAGCGCCGGTCCCTCGCCCCTAATTGGCGGGACACCGAGTCCTGGAAGCTGCTCAAGGAGCTAGCTTCTTCTG CTCAGCACAAGGCGATTGCCCGCAAGGCATCCCAGCCGAAGCCCCTGCAAGGTGTTCTGGGCTTGGACCCGGAGAAGGTCAGGTCAATACAGAAGAGAATAGACGACTTCACCGAGAATATGTCCGAGCTCCTCCGCATTGAACGGGACGCCGAACTTGAGTTCACACAGGAGGAGTTGGATGCAGTCCCCATGCCTGATGCTAACTCCGACACCTCAAAACCGATTGAGTTCCTTGTCAGCCATGGCCAGGCTCAGCAAGAACTCTGCGACACCATCTGCAATTTGTATGCATTTAGCACATCTACCG GATTAGGTGGGATGCATCTGGTGCTGTTTAGAGTAGAAGGGAATCACCGGTTGCCGCCGACGACATTGTCTCCTGGCGACATGGTCTGCGTGAGGACGTGCGATAGTCGGGGTGCAAGCCCAACGTCTTGCCTGCAAGGCTTCATACACAACCTTGGCGAGGATGGTAGCAGCATCAGTGTTGCTTTAGAGTCTCGCCACGGTGATCCTACTTTCTCCAAGCTTTTTGGGAAGACAATACGAATTGATCGCATACAAGGATTAGCAGATGTGCTGACATATGAG CGCAACTGCGAAGCACTTATGCTACTCCAGAAAAATGGCCTACGTAAGAAAAATCCTTCCATTGATGTAGTAGCTACTCTATTTGGAGATGAGGAGGATGTAGCCAGCCTAGAGTTTAATCAGTTGGTGGATTGGGCTGAAGCAGAGCTGGAAGGATTGTCGAGTATTGGGACGTTTGATGATTCCCAGAGAAAAGCAATCGCCTTGGGTTTGAATAAGAGGCGGCCTCTATTGATAATCCAAGGGCCTCCTGGGACTGGGAAAACATGTTTGCTTAAAGAGCTTACTCTCCATGCAGTTCAACAAGGTGAAAGGGTGCTGATGACAGCACCAACAAATGCAGCCGTTGATAACATGGTTGAAAAACTTTCAGATATTGGGCTTGACATTGTTCGAGTGGGCAATCCGGCACGTATATCTGAATCGGTAGCCTCCAAATCATTAGGAGAAATAGTAAGTGCAAGGCTTGAAAGTTTCCGAACAGAATTTGAAAGGAAGAAAGCAGATCTGAGGAAAGACCTTAGACACTGCCTTAAGGATGATTCTTTGGCTGCTGGTATCCGTCAACTTCTGAAGCAGCTAGCTAAGACTTttaaaaagaaggagaaagagactGTAAAAGAGGTACTCTCAAGTGCTCAAGTTGTGCTTGCTACAAACACTGGAGCAGCTGATCCTTTGATTCGCAGACTGGATTTTTTTGACCTGGTTGTTATAGATGAAGCTGGTCAGGCAATTGAACCATCATGCTGGATACCTATATTGCAGGGAAAGCGCTCTATACTTGCTGGTGATCAGTGCCAGCTTGCCCCGGTGGTTTTATCAAGGAAAGCCCTAGAAGGAGGCCTTGACGTATCACTAATGGAGAGAGCTGCCAATTTGCATGAAGGAATTCTGGGAACCTTATTGACAACACAATACCGTATGAATGATGCAATTGCAAGTTGGGCCTCTAAGGAGATGTATGAAGGATTATTAAAATCCTCTTCTACTGTTTCTTCGCATCTTCTTGTTGATTCCCCGTTTGTGAAG CCAACATGGATGACACAGTGCCCATTGCTGTTGCTTGATACTAGAAGGCCATATGGAAGTCTTTCAGCTGGTTGTGAAGAGCATTTGGACCCAACTGGAACGGGCTCATTTTACAATGAGGGGGAAGCAGATATTGTTGTACAGCATGTGTTTTCCTTGATTTATGCTG GTGTGAGCCCAAGAGCAATTGCTGTGCAATCTCCTTATGTTGCTCAAGTACAACTTTTGAGAGACAGGCTTGAAGAGCTTCCAGAGGCAGCAGGTGTTGAGGTTGCAACCATTGATAGTTTTCAAGGTCGGGAAGCTGATGCAGTCATTATATCTATG GTCCGCTCAAACACTTTAGGAGCAGTGGGATTCCTCGGGGATAGCAGGCGCATGAATGTTGCCATAACGAGGGCTCGGAAGCATGTCACCATTGTGTGTGATAGTTCGACAATATGCCATAACACATTCCTGGCCAGGCTATTGCGTCATATCCGCTACTTTGGTAGAGTGAAGCATGCTGAGCCTGGTAGTTTCGGGGGATCTGGACTCGGGTTGGATCCTATGCTCCcatcaattaattaa
- the LOC115742803 gene encoding uncharacterized protein LOC115742803, with amino-acid sequence MASPTAVNGMSEAPDRTFPAADVENEMNPGMNTKVEVDPVSSAVAASLEAKEQAEAARQQKEREKDAMQSLKSAILISAAVVAVAGAIFAISKKLREK; translated from the exons ATGGCTAGCCCCACAGCTGTAAACGGCATGTCAGAAGCTCCCGATCGGACATTCCCGGCTGCGGacgtcgagaatgaaatgaacCCCGGTATGAACACAAAAGTTGAAGTTGATCCTGTATCCTCCGCCGTGGCTGCTTCCTTGGAGGCTAAG GAGCAAGCTGAAGCGGCTCGACagcaaaaggaaagagagaaggacGCCATGCAATCGCTCAAATCGGCCATCTTAATTTCCGCAGCGGTGGTTGCGGTGGCAGGAGCAATCTTCGCCATAAGCAAGAAGTTGAGAGAGAAATGA
- the LOC115742702 gene encoding uncharacterized protein LOC115742702: MASQMGSKFNLGGRPYDLTMSKRTRKPLKLEETLSSDVSVTGSEAFLDQEKGMAGEELASDRQSLKQLINSEGNPLLELGEERRRRSSLGHHLTVTEEVTQLHQMVMVRAKQRQGGGAQGMNLKGMVSRCAKVLSQLVKGHPPPPGGSKKQLILRLTN; encoded by the coding sequence ATGGCTTCGCAAATGGGAAGCAAATTCAATCTGGGTGGACGTCCTTATGATCTGACCATGTCGAAGAGAACCAGAAAGCCATTGAAACTCGAAGAGACCCTCAGCAGCGATGTTTCAGTTACAGGCTCGGAAGCTTTCCTTGACCAGGAGAAAGGGATGGCCGGAGAAGAACTGGCTAGCGACCGTCAAAGCTTGAAGCAACTCATTAATAGCGAGGGAAACCCGCTGCTTGAATTGGGTGAGGAGAGACGACGGAGGAGTTCGCTTGGCCACCACTTGACCGTCACCGAAGAAGTAACGCAGCTTCATCAAATGGTCATGGTGAGGGCGAAGCAGAGACAAGGTGGGGGTGCCCAAGGGATGAATCTCAAGGGAATGGTCAGTCGTTGTGCCAAGGTTTTGAGCCAATTAGTCAAGGGACACCCACCACCCCCAGGAGGATCCAAGAAACAGCTCATCCTCCGTCTCACCAACTAA
- the LOC115742743 gene encoding ATPase family AAA domain-containing protein 3: MAKARPIGLISALAASASASASVAYADGPFSFNPFSAPPAGAPPPTSADKQSPTSEVGSTAPNEPPPIRVRNDQPRTSSAGFDPEALERGAKAIKEINSSSHAKKAFELMKKQEETRQAELSSKTAEFKAMQAQAETERQRVVYDEQKKLAQFQAQTKSQMARYEDELARKRMQGENEYHRARNQELVKLQEESSIRQEQARRATEEQIQAQRRQTEREKAEIERETIKVRAMAEAEGRAHEAKLAEEVNRRILVDRANAEREKWVAAINATFDHIGGGLRAILTDQNKLVVAVGGVTALAAGIYTTREGARVIWSYVDRILGQPSLIRESSRGKYPWSGVIPRSMRSLAHVSDKGSSSNNRKGFGDVILNSSLDKRIQQLASATANTKSHQAPYRNVLFYGPPGTGKTMAARELAQKSGLDYALMTGGDVAPLGPQAVTKIHQLFDWAKKSQRGLLLFIDEADAFLCERNKTYMSEAQRSALNAMLYRTGDQSKDIVLVLATNRPGDLDSAVADRIDEVLEFPLPGEEERFKLLKLYLDKYIVQAGSRKSGWFKNLFKKQQQTIEIKGLTDDVIREAAAKTEGFSGREIAKLMAGVQAAVYGSEQCVLDPALFREVVDYKVAEHQQRRKLAGEETNGA, encoded by the exons ATGGCGAAAGCGCGCCCAATTGGGCTAATCTCAGCCCTGGCTGCCTCTGCTTCCGCCTCTGCTAGCGTCGCATACGCCGACGGCCCCTTCAGCTTCAACCCTTTCTCCGCTCCTCCTGCCGGAGCTCCTCCTCCAACTTCTGCCGATAAACAGTCTCCAACCTCTGAAGTGGGATCTACGGcgccgaatgagcctcctcccaTTAGGGTTAGAAATGATCAGCCGAGGACCTCATCCGCCGGGTTTGATCCCGAGGCCCTTGAGCGAGGTGCCAAGGCTATCAAGGAGATCAATAGCTCTTCTCATGCTAAAAAG GCGTTTGAATTAATGAAGAAGCAAGAGGAAACAAGGCAAGCTGAGTTGTCTTCAAAGACTGCTGAGTTTAAGGCAATGCAAGCTCAAGCTGAAACT GAGAGACAAAGGGTGGTGTATGACGAGCAGAAAAAGTTAGCACAATTTCAAGCACAGACGAAGTCTCAAATGGCCCGCTATGAGGACGAATTGGCAAGGAAGAGAATGCAG GGTGAAAATGAGTACCATAGAGCTAGGAATCAGGAGCTTGTGAAGCTACAAGAAGAATCATCAATTAGGCAGGAGCAAGCTCGACGAGCAACGGAAGAGCAGATTCAGGCACAACGACGCCAAACAGAGAGGGAAAAGGCTGAAATCGAGAGGGAAACAATCAAAGTGAGGGCCATGGCTGAAGCAGAAGGTAGAGCTCATGAGGCAAAGCTAGCTGAAGAGGTTAACAGGCGCATTCTAGTAGATCGTGCCAATgcagaaagagagaaatgggtTGCTGCTATAAATGCAACTTTTGACCATATTGGAG GTGGTTTGCGGGCCATTTTGACAGATCAAAATAAGTTGGTAGTAGCAGTTGGGGGAGTCACAGCTCTTGCAGCAGGGATCTATACGACAAG GGAAGGTGCAAGGGTTATATGGAGTTACGTCGATAGAATTTTGGGACAGCCATCACTAATCAGAGAATCCTCTCGAGGGAAGTACCCATGGTCGGGTGTGATTCCTCGATCCATGAGGAGTCTAGCTCATGTATCTGATAAAGGATCCTCATCAAATAATAGGAAGGGTTTTGGCGATGTGATTCTGAACTCTTCGCTTGATAAAAGAATCCAGCAGCTTGCCAGTGCTACTGCCAATACAAAATCCCATCAGGCCCCATATCGCAATGTGCTCTTTTATGGCCCTCCAGGAACTGGAAAAACAATGGCTGCCAGAGAATTGGCCCAGAAATCT GGATTGGATTATGCCTTGATGACTGGTGGAGATGTTGCTCCATTGGGACCGCAGGCTGTGACAAAGATACATCAGTTGTTTGATTGGGCCAAGAAATCTCAGAGGGGCCTATTGCTTTTCATCGACGAAGCAGATGCATTTTTGTGCGA GAGGAATAAAACTTACATGAGTGAAGCACAAAGAAGTGCACTCAATGCGATGCTATATCGAACAGGCGATCAGTCCAAGGAcattgttcttgttcttgccaCAAACCGTCCTGGGGATCTCGATTCAGCTGTAGCAGACCGGATTGATGAAGTCCTCGAGTTCCCTCTACCGGGGGAGGAGGAACGGTTTAAGCTTCTAAAGCTATATCTGGATAAGTATATTGTTCAAGCTGGGTCAAGAAAATCTGGATGGTTTAAGAATTTGTTCAAGAAACAACAACAGACGATAGAGATTAAAGGATTGACTGATGATGTGATAAGGGAAGCCGCAGCTAAAACAGAAGGATTCTCAGGTAGAGAAATAGCCAAGTTAATGGCTGGTGTCCAAGCTGCTGTTTATGGGAGCGAGCAATGTGTGCTTGACCCTGCCTTGTTCCGAGAAGTAGTGGATTATAAGGTTGCAGAACATCAACAGAGAAGAAAGCTAGCTGGTGAAGAGACAAATGGCGCG